The nucleotide sequence AACCGGTAGGCTTTTACCCCTACCGGTCCATAAAGCTAATTATTTAGTTTTAAAGCAATCCTTCAACCTTACGCTTTATTACCCAATAAACATCTTCAACTTCTCGATCAGATAGTTTTTCGAGTAACTTAAGGAAAGAACTATACTTAGCAGTTAATCTCTGCTCGTCTCCTGCTTCTGTAAATTCAACAAAGAGCAATTCTCTCACATCTACATTATAAATACGAGAAAACTGAGCAAGCTCATCTGCAGATATACTTCTCTTACCTGCTTCCATCTCACTAATCGCTCTCTTTGCAACATTCATAAGATTAGCAGCCTCATCCTGGGATAATCCTTTCTTCACACGTGCTTCTTTAAGCTTTTTACCCGTAAATTCAGACATTTTTAACCTCCTTCAAAGTTCCGATTTTCGGAACAAACATCAAAATGGTCCATTTTTCGTGTTACGATTTTCGGAACAAATGCTCCGAAATTTTGTCGAATGTAGTCAGCAAAAAATGTATGAAGTACTCCGGCAGCTTAATTGAATTTTATCTTTGTGTAAAAAAATATAGGGTGTCTAAAGTAGACACCCTATACTAGGAATAGCTTGATTACAAGCTTTTCGGGAAATCTGAACCCGTTTTTCTTATGATAAATCTTTGAAGATTGTCTCATAAAATCCTTCGAGATTTCAAAAGTTCCCAAAAAACAACTGGTCTCGCTTACTGACGTGACTCGGCGATAGCTGCCTGTGCTGCTGCAAGTCTTGCAACAGGTACACGGAAAGGTGAGCATGAAACATAGTCAAGACCAATCTTGTGGCAGAACTCTACAGATGAAGGATCTCCGCCATGCTCTCCACAGATACCAACGTGAAGATTCTTGTTTACAGGCTTACCAAGCTTAATAGCTGTCTCCATGAGCTTGCCGACACCGGTCTGGTCAAGCTTTGCAAAAGGATCATTCTCGAAAATCTTTGCATCATAGTAAGCATCAAGGAACTTACCTGCATCATCACGAGAGAAACCAAATGTCATCTGAGTAAGGTCGTTAGTACCGAAGCAGAAGAAGTCAGCTTCTGTTGCGATTTCGTCAGCAGTAAGTGCTGCACGAGGAATCTCGATCATTGTTCCAACTTCATACTCAAGCTTTACGCCTGCTGCTGCAATTTCAGCATCTGCTGTCTCAACAACAAACTTCTTAACGTACTTAAGCTCCTTAACCTCGCATGTAAGAGGGATCATGATCTCAGGCTTTACGTTCCAGTCAGAATGCTCTTTCTGGACTTCGATAGCTGCACGGATAACAGCCTTTGTCTGCATCTTAGCTATTTCAGGATATGTAACAGCAAGACGGCATCCTCTGTGACCCATCATAGGGTTGAATTCGTGAAGACCGGAGATAATAGCCTTGATGTCCTCAACGCTCTTGCCCTGAGCTTCAGCAAGCTTCTTGATATCCTCTTCCTCTGTAGGAACGAACTCATGAAGAGGCGGATCAAGGAATCTGATAGTAACAGGATTGCCCTCAAGTGCCTCATAGAGAGCCTTGAAGTCTTTCTGCTGATAAGGAAGGATTTTCTCAAGAGCTGCTTCTCTCTCTTCAACTGTATCTGCACAGATCATCTCACGGAATGCAGCAATTCTGTCCTCTTCAAAGAACATGTGCTCTGTACGGCAAAGGCCAATACCCTCAGCACCAAGCTCACGGGCTTTCTTTGCATCTGCCGGAGTATCTGCATTTGTACGAACCTTAAGCTTTCTGTATTTATCAGCCCATGACATGATACGTCCGAACTCGCCTGCGATCTTAGCATCAACTGTAGGGATAACACCATCATAAATGTTACCTGTTGTACCATCGATTGAGATGAAATCTCCCTCGTGGAATTCTTTTCCACCAAGGGTGAACTTTTTATTCTCCTCGTCCATAACGATATCACCGCAGCCTGATACACAGCACTCACCCATACCACGGGCAACAACTGCTGCATGGCTTGTCATACCACCACGGACTGTAAGGATACCCTGTGCGGATTTCATACCGGTGATATCTTCCGGTGAAGTCTCAAGACGGACAAGAACAACCTTCTCGCCTCTTGCTGCCCATTCAACTGCATCATCAGCTGTGAATACAACCTTACCGCATGCAGCACCCGGTGAAGCGCCAAGTCCCTTGCCCATAGGTGTAGCAGCCTTGATAGCCTTTGCATCAAACTGAGGATGAAGAAGTGTGTCAAGATTTCTGGGATCGATCATTGCTACAGCTTCTTCTTCTGTTCTCATGCCTTCATCAACAAGGTCACATGCGATCTTGAGAGCGGCCTGAGCTGTTCTCTTACCATTTCTGGTCTGAAGCATGTAGAGCTTACCGTGCTCAACAGTGAACTCCATGTCCTGCATGTCTCTATAATGTTTCTCAAGTGTGGAACATACATCCTTGAACTGCTTGAAAGCTTCAGGGAATTTCTGCTCCATCTCTGAGATGTGCATAGGTGTACGTACACCGGCAACAACGTCCTCACCCTGGGCATTTGTAAGAAATTCTCCGAAAAGACCTTTCTCTCCTGTTGCAGGATCACGTGTGAATGCAACACCTGTACCACAGTCATCACCCATGTTACCGAATGCCATTGACTGAACGTTTACTGCAGTTCCCCATGAATAAGGGATGTCATTGTCACGACGGTAAACATTTGCTCTCGGATTATCCCATGAACGAAATACAGCCTTTATAGCTCCATAGAGCTGTTCCTTGGGATCATCAGGGAAGTCCTTGCCGATCTTTGCCTTGTACTCAGCTTTAAACTGATTTGCAAGTTCCTTGAGGTCATCAGCATTAAGCTCAACGTCCTGCTTAACACCACGTGCCTCTTTCATTTTATCAATAAGTTCCTCGAAATACTTCTTGCCGACTTCCATAACTACATCAGAATACATCTGGATGAATCTTCTGTAGCAATCCCAAGCCCATCTCGGATTACCGGACTGCTCAGCTATTGTATTAACAACTTCTTCATTAAGACCGAGGTTAAGAATTGTATCCATCATACCAGGCATTGAAGCTCTGGCACCGGAACGTACAGATACGAGAAGCGGATTTTTCTTGTCTCCGAACTTCTTGCCTGTTATGCCTTCAAGTTTTACGATGTGCTCTTCGATCTGGCCCATGATCTCATCATTGATCTCACGTCCATCTTCATAATACTG is from Lachnospiraceae bacterium C1.1 and encodes:
- the ppdK gene encoding pyruvate, phosphate dikinase, producing the protein MRKWVYLFTEGNANMRELLGGKGANLAEMSNIKLDGSGEGFPVPQGFTITTEACTQYYEDGREINDEIMGQIEEHIVKLEGITGKKFGDKKNPLLVSVRSGARASMPGMMDTILNLGLNEEVVNTIAEQSGNPRWAWDCYRRFIQMYSDVVMEVGKKYFEELIDKMKEARGVKQDVELNADDLKELANQFKAEYKAKIGKDFPDDPKEQLYGAIKAVFRSWDNPRANVYRRDNDIPYSWGTAVNVQSMAFGNMGDDCGTGVAFTRDPATGEKGLFGEFLTNAQGEDVVAGVRTPMHISEMEQKFPEAFKQFKDVCSTLEKHYRDMQDMEFTVEHGKLYMLQTRNGKRTAQAALKIACDLVDEGMRTEEEAVAMIDPRNLDTLLHPQFDAKAIKAATPMGKGLGASPGAACGKVVFTADDAVEWAARGEKVVLVRLETSPEDITGMKSAQGILTVRGGMTSHAAVVARGMGECCVSGCGDIVMDEENKKFTLGGKEFHEGDFISIDGTTGNIYDGVIPTVDAKIAGEFGRIMSWADKYRKLKVRTNADTPADAKKARELGAEGIGLCRTEHMFFEEDRIAAFREMICADTVEEREAALEKILPYQQKDFKALYEALEGNPVTIRFLDPPLHEFVPTEEEDIKKLAEAQGKSVEDIKAIISGLHEFNPMMGHRGCRLAVTYPEIAKMQTKAVIRAAIEVQKEHSDWNVKPEIMIPLTCEVKELKYVKKFVVETADAEIAAAGVKLEYEVGTMIEIPRAALTADEIATEADFFCFGTNDLTQMTFGFSRDDAGKFLDAYYDAKIFENDPFAKLDQTGVGKLMETAIKLGKPVNKNLHVGICGEHGGDPSSVEFCHKIGLDYVSCSPFRVPVARLAAAQAAIAESRQ
- a CDS encoding helix-turn-helix transcriptional regulator, whose translation is MSEFTGKKLKEARVKKGLSQDEAANLMNVAKRAISEMEAGKRSISADELAQFSRIYNVDVRELLFVEFTEAGDEQRLTAKYSSFLKLLEKLSDREVEDVYWVIKRKVEGLL